The Triticum aestivum cultivar Chinese Spring chromosome 3A, IWGSC CS RefSeq v2.1, whole genome shotgun sequence genome includes a region encoding these proteins:
- the LOC123060185 gene encoding uncharacterized protein: MPAEELRHGPVGAVSWLGIAFLTVNSAMAIHRSKGDPAAVGFVAFSYLDLVLLFYCHRRFESAAPGSPARRRLKVAVWVLTTMLTAVLSYKVAAIMPLPVQILVWAMAAAAVGGGFYAFFLFREGKDG; encoded by the exons ATGCCGGCCGAGGAGCTGCGCCACGGCCCCGTCGGCGCCGTCTCCTGGCTCGGCATCGCCTTCCTCACCGTCAACTCGGCCATGGCGATCCACAGGTCCAAGGGCGACCCGGCCGCGGTCGGCTTCGTCGCCTTCTCCTACCTCGACCTCGTACTGCTCTTCTACTGCCACAGGAGGTTCGAGAGCGCCGCGCCCGGCTCGCCGGCGAGACGCAGGCTCAAGGTGGCCGTCTGGGTCCTCACCACCATGCTCACGGCCGTTCTGAGCTATAAAGTCGCGGCTATCATGCCGCTGCCCGTGCAGATCCTCGTTtgggccatggccgccgccgccgtcggaggAGGATTCTACGCCTTCTTCCTGTTCCGGGAAGGCAAG GATGGTTAA